In a single window of the Subtercola sp. PAMC28395 genome:
- a CDS encoding AEC family transporter yields the protein MDGVLTGFAIIGFVIVVGYVIQRIRILPADAPVVLNRFVFFIASPALLFSVLAKADLRVIFSSFLLVSIGAIAASSVAYVVLSRIFFRRGIADTTIGAAASSYANANNIGLPVSVYVLGSAQFVAPLLMFQVIVMAPILLALLDVSTRGHVSVKSILLQPVRNPIILGSLAGFIVAASGWQIPDALLQPFILVGGAAVPLVLVTFGMSLAGQRPFRAGAGRTEIVTASLLKSVLMPVVALLLARYVFQLDGVHLFAVVVLAALPTAQNIFNYAFCYDVGTVLARDTVLVTTIASLPVLLVISALLAPA from the coding sequence ATGGACGGCGTTCTGACGGGCTTTGCGATCATCGGATTCGTGATCGTCGTGGGGTACGTAATCCAGCGCATCAGGATCCTGCCCGCCGATGCGCCGGTGGTACTGAATCGCTTTGTGTTCTTCATCGCCAGCCCGGCCCTGCTCTTCAGTGTGCTGGCCAAAGCAGACCTGCGAGTGATCTTCTCGTCGTTCCTGCTGGTGTCCATCGGTGCCATAGCCGCATCGTCGGTGGCCTATGTCGTGCTGTCGCGGATCTTCTTCCGTCGGGGAATCGCCGACACGACGATCGGTGCCGCTGCCTCCTCCTACGCCAACGCGAACAACATCGGTCTGCCGGTCTCGGTCTACGTTCTCGGCAGCGCCCAGTTCGTGGCCCCTCTGCTGATGTTCCAGGTGATCGTCATGGCGCCGATCCTGCTCGCCCTGCTCGATGTGTCGACCCGGGGCCATGTGTCAGTGAAGTCGATCCTGCTGCAACCGGTGCGGAATCCGATCATCCTCGGTTCGCTGGCGGGCTTCATCGTTGCCGCGAGCGGATGGCAGATTCCGGATGCCCTGCTGCAGCCCTTCATTCTGGTCGGTGGCGCCGCGGTACCCCTCGTGCTGGTCACCTTCGGAATGTCCCTGGCTGGACAGCGCCCCTTCAGAGCCGGCGCGGGGCGCACGGAGATCGTCACGGCTTCACTGCTCAAGAGCGTGCTGATGCCGGTCGTGGCGCTGCTCCTTGCCCGCTACGTCTTTCAGCTCGACGGCGTGCACCTGTTCGCGGTGGTCGTTCTGGCGGCGTTGCCCACCGCCCAGAACATCTTCAACTATGCATTCTGCTACGACGTGGGCACCGTTCTGGCCCGCGACACCGTGCTCGTCACCACGATCGCATCGTTGCCTGTCCTGTTGGTGATCTCGGCCCTGCTTGCTCCCGCGTGA
- a CDS encoding exodeoxyribonuclease III: protein MRVATWNVNSIRARVGRVADWLVREDIDVLAMQEIKCRESQFPYDPFTEAGYEVELHGLNQWNGVAFASRLPMEDLTVGFEGVPGFGKPDSEGALPSEARALGVTVNGVRLWSLYVPNGRELGDPHYDYKLAWLKQLAAETRGWIADHPEQPLALMGDWNIAPFDTDVWDIAAFEGSTHVSEPERAAFAEFEALGLSDVVRPLVPTGYTYWDYKQLRFPRNEGMRIDFIMGSAPFASLVTDARIDRNERKGDAPSDHVPVVVDLDVDTEDDDDRPMVF, encoded by the coding sequence ATGCGTGTTGCGACCTGGAATGTGAACTCGATCCGTGCCCGCGTGGGCCGCGTCGCCGATTGGCTGGTGCGTGAAGACATCGACGTGCTGGCGATGCAGGAGATCAAGTGTCGGGAGTCACAATTCCCGTACGATCCGTTCACCGAAGCCGGCTATGAGGTCGAACTCCACGGCCTCAACCAGTGGAACGGCGTCGCCTTCGCCAGCCGCCTCCCGATGGAAGACCTCACCGTCGGCTTCGAGGGCGTGCCCGGTTTCGGCAAGCCCGACAGCGAGGGAGCACTGCCCTCCGAGGCCCGTGCGCTCGGCGTCACCGTCAACGGGGTGCGCCTCTGGAGCCTCTACGTTCCGAACGGCCGCGAGCTCGGCGACCCGCACTACGACTACAAGCTGGCCTGGTTGAAGCAGCTCGCTGCGGAGACCCGCGGGTGGATCGCCGATCATCCGGAACAGCCGCTGGCACTGATGGGCGACTGGAACATCGCCCCCTTCGACACCGACGTGTGGGACATAGCTGCTTTCGAGGGCAGCACCCACGTCTCGGAGCCTGAACGTGCCGCCTTCGCCGAATTCGAGGCACTCGGCCTCAGTGACGTTGTTCGCCCCCTCGTGCCGACCGGCTACACGTACTGGGACTACAAGCAGCTGCGCTTTCCCCGCAACGAGGGCATGCGCATCGACTTCATCATGGGTTCGGCGCCGTTCGCCTCCCTGGTGACGGATGCCCGCATCGACCGCAACGAACGAAAAGGTGACGCGCCAAGCGACCACGTGCCCGTCGTCGTCGACCTCGATGTCGACACCGAAGACGACGATGACAGGCCCATGGTCTTCTGA
- the pyrE gene encoding orotate phosphoribosyltransferase, producing MIAREQLIKYISDEAVFHGDFTLTSGKKATYYVDLRKVSLDHRVAPLIGQVMLDLIADIPDVFAVGGLTMGADPVAAAILHQGAARGATYDAFVVRKEPKDHGRGKQVEGPDLEGKRVIVLEDTSTTGGSPLKAIEALEKVGAIVVGVAVVVDRNTEARERIESAGYPYYYAIGLDDLGLS from the coding sequence GTGATCGCGCGCGAACAACTCATCAAGTACATCTCCGACGAAGCGGTGTTCCACGGCGACTTCACCCTCACCAGTGGCAAGAAGGCGACGTACTACGTCGACCTTCGCAAGGTGAGCCTCGACCACCGGGTCGCTCCCCTGATCGGGCAGGTCATGCTCGACCTGATCGCCGACATCCCCGATGTCTTCGCCGTCGGCGGACTCACGATGGGTGCCGACCCCGTGGCCGCCGCCATCCTGCACCAGGGAGCCGCGCGCGGCGCGACATACGACGCCTTCGTCGTGCGCAAGGAACCGAAGGACCACGGCCGCGGCAAGCAGGTCGAGGGTCCCGATCTCGAGGGCAAGCGCGTCATCGTGCTCGAAGACACCTCCACCACGGGCGGTTCGCCGCTGAAGGCGATCGAGGCGCTCGAGAAGGTCGGCGCGATCGTCGTCGGTGTCGCCGTCGTGGTGGACCGCAACACCGAGGCGCGTGAGCGCATCGAGTCGGCCGGGTATCCCTACTACTACGCGATCGGGCTCGACGACCTCGGATTGAGCTGA
- a CDS encoding septum formation family protein → MPVGVAVVAVLVLGGLFFLGTRLPGILSPVAAPSSTPTVSETPTPSPTPVPTSTAGPQLAGSFYWNELRGGECISPFTSAWQQKFTVVDCSAAHSAQVTSRGSLGDDPAAAFPGQAVVAAQLNLLCQQAGAFDPALLAAYPDVVWQAAYPVNDAQWKAGMRDYYCFVSRTSSGPISGNFAAPAFRAPTTPTTPTTPVG, encoded by the coding sequence ATGCCCGTCGGGGTGGCGGTCGTTGCAGTGCTCGTGCTGGGCGGGCTGTTCTTTCTCGGCACACGGCTGCCGGGCATCCTGTCGCCGGTCGCAGCCCCGAGCAGCACGCCGACGGTGAGTGAAACCCCCACGCCGAGCCCGACGCCCGTGCCGACCTCCACGGCAGGCCCGCAGCTGGCCGGGAGTTTCTACTGGAACGAGCTCCGCGGCGGCGAATGCATCAGCCCCTTCACGTCGGCCTGGCAGCAGAAGTTCACCGTGGTCGACTGCAGCGCGGCGCATTCTGCCCAGGTGACGAGCCGAGGGTCGCTCGGCGACGATCCGGCGGCCGCGTTTCCAGGTCAAGCTGTTGTCGCCGCGCAGCTGAACCTGCTGTGCCAGCAGGCCGGCGCGTTCGACCCAGCCCTGCTCGCGGCGTATCCCGACGTCGTCTGGCAGGCCGCCTACCCCGTCAATGACGCGCAGTGGAAGGCTGGCATGCGCGACTACTACTGCTTTGTCAGTCGCACGTCGAGCGGGCCGATCTCGGGGAATTTCGCGGCGCCCGCATTTCGAGCGCCGACCACGCCGACCACGCCGACCACCCCAGTCGGATAG
- a CDS encoding DUF2207 domain-containing protein — protein sequence MKVPRGMRGLRVAASTIGVVALIVLLGASAAATASVSSTGTSASARAGVAAADGPAVSAVRGDVNDFTFNSFAGDYTLGRDSAGHATLTTVETLDAQFPTSNQNHGILRAIPLKYDGHPTDVSIVSVTDGSGAKRSYSTDTQNGLLLLTIAAPDYVHGSQVYVITYTQNNVVQYFADTNDQEFYWDTNGTAWKQPFGSVTATVHIASDLTSALNGKTSCYVGAQGSSQTCDISAAADSTTNPAVDGTAFQASASNLGAGENLTVAIGFAPTTFTLRDNSFFASGAAIAELIFALLAVLVAVGAIILRLTVLRDAPGRPTIIAEYTVPKGVNLPMASVVSKTTKRAPAASFVSLAVRHNIQIVEQEKESSGLFGGSGKTYWLRLASVEGLDATELDLARLLFGDELQIGAWKQIEKQDTALSKGIYGLMQSTRKGAITEGYIRGGTNLISSLFALAVILFGVLAFFTGTAAMNDDFGGALPLGLLVVCGLSLVVVFTAAFKKPLTAKGSELRDYIQGVELYIRLAEKDRFAMLQTPEGALKTQVNAPDWGQVVKIYEKLLPYAVLLGLEDEWAKVLGTYYESLGSQPDWYSGNSGVFNAVLFASAINSWSSVVDSSLAASTSSSSSGGSGGGGFSGGGGGGGGGGGV from the coding sequence ATGAAGGTTCCACGAGGCATGCGGGGCTTGCGGGTAGCGGCTTCGACCATCGGTGTTGTCGCACTGATCGTTCTTCTCGGCGCGTCTGCGGCTGCGACGGCTTCGGTGTCGTCGACCGGAACCTCTGCCTCTGCCCGAGCCGGAGTCGCAGCGGCCGACGGCCCAGCCGTGAGTGCCGTGCGCGGCGACGTCAACGACTTCACCTTCAACAGCTTCGCCGGCGACTACACGCTCGGCCGCGACTCCGCCGGGCATGCGACTTTGACGACCGTCGAGACCCTGGATGCCCAGTTCCCCACTTCGAACCAGAACCACGGCATTCTGCGCGCCATCCCGCTCAAATACGACGGACACCCCACCGATGTGAGCATCGTGTCGGTGACCGATGGTTCTGGGGCCAAGCGCTCCTACTCGACCGACACCCAAAACGGCCTGCTGCTGCTCACGATTGCGGCTCCGGACTATGTGCACGGCTCGCAGGTCTACGTGATCACCTATACCCAGAACAACGTGGTTCAGTACTTCGCTGACACGAATGACCAGGAGTTCTACTGGGACACCAACGGCACAGCCTGGAAGCAGCCGTTCGGCAGCGTTACGGCGACCGTGCACATCGCCTCAGATCTCACGTCGGCATTGAACGGCAAGACCTCCTGCTACGTGGGGGCGCAAGGGTCGTCCCAGACCTGCGACATCAGCGCAGCCGCCGATTCGACCACGAATCCAGCGGTAGACGGCACCGCCTTCCAGGCATCCGCGTCGAACCTGGGCGCGGGCGAAAACCTGACCGTCGCGATCGGTTTCGCCCCGACCACGTTCACCCTGCGCGACAATTCATTCTTCGCCTCGGGTGCGGCCATCGCCGAACTCATCTTCGCGTTACTGGCTGTTCTGGTGGCGGTCGGGGCGATCATCCTGCGCCTGACCGTGCTGCGGGATGCGCCGGGTCGGCCGACGATCATCGCCGAGTACACCGTGCCGAAGGGTGTGAACCTGCCGATGGCCTCCGTTGTCAGCAAGACGACCAAGCGCGCCCCTGCTGCGTCATTCGTCAGCCTCGCTGTGAGGCACAACATCCAGATCGTCGAGCAGGAGAAGGAGAGCTCCGGGCTGTTCGGCGGCAGCGGCAAGACGTACTGGCTGCGCCTGGCGAGTGTGGAGGGGCTGGATGCCACCGAACTCGACCTTGCGAGGCTGCTGTTCGGGGATGAACTGCAGATCGGTGCCTGGAAGCAGATCGAGAAGCAGGACACGGCTCTCAGCAAAGGCATCTACGGGCTGATGCAGTCGACGCGCAAGGGCGCGATCACCGAAGGGTACATTCGCGGGGGCACCAACCTCATCAGTTCGCTGTTTGCTCTCGCGGTCATCCTGTTTGGAGTGCTGGCATTCTTCACGGGTACGGCGGCGATGAATGACGACTTCGGCGGCGCTCTTCCCTTGGGCCTGCTCGTGGTCTGCGGTCTTTCGCTGGTGGTGGTCTTCACGGCGGCGTTCAAGAAGCCGCTCACCGCGAAGGGTTCGGAGTTGCGCGACTACATCCAGGGCGTCGAGCTGTACATCCGTCTGGCTGAGAAAGACCGCTTCGCCATGCTGCAGACCCCAGAAGGCGCGCTCAAGACACAGGTCAACGCGCCCGACTGGGGCCAGGTCGTGAAGATCTACGAGAAGCTGCTGCCGTACGCGGTGCTGCTGGGTCTCGAAGACGAGTGGGCGAAGGTGCTTGGCACCTACTACGAGAGCCTGGGCTCGCAACCCGACTGGTACTCGGGCAATTCCGGGGTATTCAATGCTGTGCTCTTCGCCTCGGCGATCAACTCGTGGTCGAGCGTCGTCGACTCGAGTCTCGCCGCAAGCACGTCGAGCAGTTCGAGCGGCGGCTCCGGTGGGGGCGGCTTCTCGGGGGGCGGCGGTGGTGGCGGTGGAGGCGGCGGGGTCTAG
- a CDS encoding nucleotidyltransferase family protein — MSEKTMIERLRADARQALELHERSRSLLVAAVRAGVSAGLSQRDIAAAIGRSQPEVSRLLRFHGTSELGRRLSANRKKIIDITAAQGLRNVRVFGSVARGTDTAASDVDLLVDIPDGIGLFALSRLENDIAQIIGADVDLIPARSLRNNLAGQVLREAIPL, encoded by the coding sequence ATGAGTGAAAAAACGATGATCGAGCGGTTGCGAGCGGATGCTCGACAGGCTCTTGAGCTTCACGAGCGGTCGCGCAGCCTTCTCGTGGCTGCCGTTCGCGCTGGCGTCTCGGCTGGGCTCTCGCAGCGAGATATCGCTGCCGCGATCGGTCGCAGTCAGCCGGAGGTTTCGCGCCTGCTCCGTTTTCACGGTACATCAGAGCTCGGCCGACGCTTGAGCGCGAATCGCAAGAAGATTATCGATATCACCGCAGCGCAGGGACTTCGCAACGTCCGCGTCTTCGGCAGCGTGGCGCGCGGAACAGACACCGCGGCATCAGATGTCGATCTTCTCGTGGATATACCAGACGGCATCGGCCTGTTCGCTCTTTCGCGTCTTGAGAATGACATCGCCCAGATCATCGGGGCAGACGTTGATCTCATTCCTGCGCGGAGCCTTCGCAATAACCTCGCTGGCCAAGTTCTTCGCGAGGCGATTCCGCTGTGA
- a CDS encoding DUF86 domain-containing protein — MSRSDAELVSDALDHIEALKRHVARSDVGDEIVADAVSLRLASAIESVSQTSATFREETFGDDWKVIWATRNRIAHGYAHVDIQLIIDTVANDLPEFERKLRR, encoded by the coding sequence GTGAGCAGATCAGACGCAGAGCTGGTCAGTGACGCTCTCGACCACATCGAGGCACTCAAGCGGCACGTCGCCCGTTCGGATGTGGGGGACGAAATTGTGGCCGATGCGGTGAGTCTGCGATTGGCATCGGCAATCGAGTCAGTCTCGCAGACCAGCGCCACATTCCGAGAAGAGACCTTTGGAGATGACTGGAAGGTCATCTGGGCCACCCGAAACCGCATAGCCCACGGTTACGCGCACGTCGACATTCAGCTCATCATCGACACAGTAGCGAACGATCTCCCAGAATTTGAACGCAAACTGAGGCGCTGA
- a CDS encoding HAD-IIA family hydrolase: MSRRDEIECWLTDMDGVLVHENQALPGAAALLQQWRDEGKPYLVLTNNSMFTPRDLSARLLASGLEVPEESIWTSALATAAFLKSQKPGGSAFVIGEAGITTALHEAGFILTDTNPDYVVVGETRNYSFEAITRAIRLISAGARFIVTNPDATGPSTEGPLPATGAVAALITKACGKEPYVVGKPNPMMFRSALNKIGAHSENTGMIGDRMDTDVVAGIEAGLHTILVLTGISDQAEIDKYPFRPDEILKGVFELLSPDPVESDEI, encoded by the coding sequence ATGTCCCGTCGTGACGAAATCGAATGCTGGCTGACTGACATGGACGGCGTGCTCGTCCATGAGAACCAAGCCCTTCCCGGTGCCGCCGCTCTGTTGCAGCAATGGCGCGACGAGGGCAAGCCGTACCTCGTGCTGACCAACAACTCGATGTTCACGCCCCGTGACCTGAGCGCAAGACTGCTTGCATCGGGGCTCGAGGTGCCCGAAGAGTCCATCTGGACGTCGGCACTTGCCACGGCCGCCTTTCTCAAGTCCCAGAAGCCCGGAGGCTCTGCTTTCGTGATCGGCGAGGCGGGCATCACGACCGCCCTGCATGAGGCAGGATTCATCCTCACCGACACGAACCCTGACTACGTGGTCGTCGGCGAGACGCGCAACTACTCGTTCGAGGCGATCACCCGGGCCATCCGCCTCATCTCCGCGGGCGCGCGCTTCATCGTGACGAACCCCGATGCCACCGGCCCGAGCACCGAAGGCCCGCTGCCCGCGACGGGGGCGGTCGCTGCGCTGATCACCAAGGCGTGCGGCAAAGAGCCCTACGTCGTCGGCAAACCCAACCCCATGATGTTCCGCTCAGCGCTCAACAAGATCGGCGCACACTCCGAGAACACTGGGATGATCGGCGACCGCATGGACACCGATGTCGTCGCCGGCATCGAGGCGGGGCTGCACACCATCCTGGTTCTCACCGGCATCAGCGACCAGGCCGAGATCGACAAGTACCCCTTCCGGCCCGACGAGATCCTGAAGGGCGTCTTCGAACTGCTCTCGCCCGACCCGGTCGAGTCCGACGAGATCTGA
- a CDS encoding metal-dependent transcriptional regulator, protein MPLSDLTNAAQDYLKVIWAASEWPGDDTASRITVKHLAERTGVSTATVSDGIRKLAGLGMVVHEPYGSIELTDEGRAVAVEMVRRHRLVETFLVEVLDYSWDEVHDEAEVLEHAVSNTMISRMDRALGFPSRDPHGDPIPSAEGVSRPAEAVRLDALRQGAFRLGDAVPGPPLVVLRISDADPIVLRSLGEAGLALDARLSVCEPRTDAGAEPEPEPVGVCVRLESTEACVRLSRSEVDAVWVTRA, encoded by the coding sequence ATGCCGCTCTCGGACCTCACGAACGCCGCCCAGGACTACCTCAAGGTGATCTGGGCCGCCTCAGAGTGGCCCGGCGACGACACGGCCTCCAGAATCACAGTGAAGCACCTCGCGGAGCGCACAGGTGTGAGCACCGCCACCGTGTCCGATGGCATTCGAAAGCTCGCTGGGCTCGGCATGGTCGTCCACGAGCCCTACGGCAGCATCGAGCTCACCGACGAGGGCCGCGCGGTGGCCGTCGAGATGGTGCGCCGCCACCGGCTCGTCGAAACGTTTCTCGTCGAGGTGCTCGACTACTCGTGGGACGAGGTTCACGACGAGGCAGAGGTGCTGGAGCACGCTGTGTCGAACACCATGATCTCCCGTATGGACAGGGCGCTCGGGTTTCCGTCGCGCGATCCGCACGGTGACCCGATCCCCTCGGCAGAGGGCGTCTCACGCCCAGCCGAAGCCGTTCGGCTCGACGCCCTGCGGCAGGGTGCGTTTCGGTTGGGCGACGCCGTGCCCGGGCCGCCACTCGTCGTTCTGCGCATCTCTGATGCCGACCCGATCGTGCTCCGATCGCTCGGCGAAGCCGGTCTGGCTCTGGATGCCCGGCTCAGCGTCTGCGAGCCCCGAACCGATGCCGGAGCCGAACCCGAACCCGAGCCCGTCGGGGTGTGCGTGCGATTGGAGTCCACCGAGGCGTGCGTCAGGCTGAGCCGGAGCGAGGTTGACGCCGTGTGGGTGACCCGGGCTTAG
- a CDS encoding Nramp family divalent metal transporter → MAQATKERDRPASVRPTRIIFLLGPAFVAAIAYVDPGNVAANLTAGARYGYLLVWVLAAANGMAMLIQYQSAKLGIVTGESLPEILGRRMRTGSRRAFWVQAELVAAATDLAEVIGGAIALQLLFGLPLLLGGLIVGVISMTILAVQSRQGQRPFETVIVTLLAIIAFGFLAGLFVSPVHWGQAAAGLVPHFAGPDTVLLAAGMLGATVMPHAIYLHSSLARDRHGPSLDSYRSRSKKFTPQAFTPKPFTPSTGEFSAIRRLLVVTRWDVAAALLLAGAVNIAMLLTAAANLGGVSGTDTIAGAHAAIIAALGPVIGVIFAVGLLAAGLASTSVGSYAGATIMAGLLKFRIPLLVRRVITLIPALLILGLGVNPTWALVLSQVFLSLGIPFALIPLVRLTGDRMLMGPFADRLPLRIACWVVAALIVALNVALIVLTISGAGGSGG, encoded by the coding sequence ATGGCCCAGGCGACCAAGGAGCGAGATCGACCCGCTTCTGTGCGCCCGACGCGCATCATCTTTCTGCTCGGCCCGGCCTTCGTCGCCGCCATCGCGTACGTCGACCCGGGCAATGTGGCGGCAAACCTCACTGCGGGCGCGCGCTACGGCTACCTTCTCGTCTGGGTGCTCGCTGCGGCGAACGGCATGGCCATGCTCATTCAGTACCAGTCGGCCAAACTCGGCATCGTCACCGGCGAGAGCCTGCCAGAGATCCTCGGGCGTCGCATGCGCACAGGCAGCCGGCGTGCCTTCTGGGTCCAGGCCGAACTCGTGGCAGCGGCGACCGACCTGGCCGAGGTCATCGGCGGGGCAATCGCCCTGCAACTGCTCTTCGGGCTGCCGCTGCTGCTCGGCGGTCTCATCGTGGGCGTGATCTCGATGACGATTCTCGCGGTGCAGTCGCGCCAGGGGCAGCGCCCCTTCGAGACCGTCATCGTGACGCTGCTGGCCATCATCGCGTTCGGTTTTCTCGCCGGCCTTTTCGTCAGCCCCGTGCACTGGGGCCAGGCTGCCGCGGGCCTCGTGCCGCACTTCGCCGGGCCCGACACCGTTCTGCTCGCGGCCGGGATGCTCGGGGCCACCGTCATGCCGCACGCGATCTACCTGCACTCCTCTCTCGCCCGCGACCGTCACGGGCCCTCGCTCGACTCGTATCGCTCGCGATCGAAGAAGTTCACCCCCCAGGCCTTCACGCCGAAGCCGTTCACGCCATCGACGGGCGAATTCTCGGCCATCCGTCGCCTTCTCGTCGTGACCCGCTGGGATGTCGCAGCGGCCCTTCTGCTCGCCGGTGCCGTCAACATCGCCATGCTCCTCACCGCCGCAGCGAACCTGGGCGGCGTCTCGGGCACCGACACGATCGCCGGCGCACACGCCGCCATCATCGCCGCCCTCGGCCCGGTCATCGGCGTGATCTTCGCGGTCGGGCTCCTGGCCGCTGGCCTTGCCTCAACGTCGGTCGGCTCCTACGCCGGAGCGACGATCATGGCGGGTCTTCTGAAGTTTCGCATTCCGCTCCTGGTGCGCCGGGTCATCACCCTCATCCCCGCGCTGCTCATCCTCGGCCTCGGCGTGAACCCCACCTGGGCACTCGTGCTCTCGCAGGTCTTCCTGAGCCTCGGCATCCCGTTCGCGCTCATTCCTCTGGTGCGCCTGACGGGCGACCGGATGCTCATGGGCCCCTTCGCCGACCGGCTCCCCCTGCGCATCGCCTGCTGGGTCGTCGCCGCCCTCATCGTCGCGCTGAATGTCGCCCTCATCGTGCTGACGATCAGTGGCGCCGGGGGCTCTGGCGGCTAG
- a CDS encoding TrmH family RNA methyltransferase — MSDAKANPSVELTTNGVGPWQGEHPVDAHYDPELLERGDSRNVIDRYRYWSMAAIVADLDEHRHPFHVAIENWQHDMNIGSIVRSANAFGADTVHVIGRKRWNRRGAMVTDRYQHIMHHDTVADFVAWAANDELQIIAIDNVPGSVIIETFAFPERCVLLFGQEGPGLSEAAIASAGSIVEISQFGSTRSMNASAAAAVAMHAWVLQHVSFG, encoded by the coding sequence GTGTCAGATGCCAAAGCGAACCCCTCGGTCGAACTCACGACCAACGGCGTCGGCCCCTGGCAGGGCGAGCATCCTGTCGACGCGCACTACGACCCCGAGCTGCTCGAACGCGGAGACTCGCGTAACGTCATCGACCGGTACCGCTACTGGTCGATGGCCGCGATCGTCGCCGACCTCGATGAGCACCGGCATCCGTTCCATGTTGCCATCGAGAACTGGCAGCACGACATGAACATCGGGTCGATCGTGCGCAGTGCCAACGCCTTCGGCGCCGACACCGTGCACGTGATCGGGCGCAAGCGCTGGAACCGGCGCGGTGCGATGGTGACCGACCGGTACCAGCACATCATGCACCACGACACCGTCGCCGACTTCGTGGCCTGGGCGGCGAACGATGAGCTGCAGATCATCGCGATCGACAACGTTCCGGGCAGCGTGATCATCGAGACCTTCGCGTTCCCCGAGCGCTGCGTCTTGCTCTTCGGGCAGGAAGGTCCGGGCTTGTCTGAGGCGGCGATCGCGTCGGCCGGCTCCATCGTCGAGATCAGCCAGTTCGGGTCGACCCGCTCGATGAACGCGTCGGCCGCTGCGGCAGTCGCCATGCACGCCTGGGTTCTGCAGCACGTCTCATTCGGTTGA
- a CDS encoding multidrug efflux SMR transporter, translating to MGYVFLALAIASEVVATTFLKFTSGEGVTLANRWWAYAIVVVGYVASFVLLSLTLSRGVPLGIAYAVWAGVGVVVVTIVSWLIFKEFLSWVQIAGIVLVIGGVLLLELGAKR from the coding sequence ATGGGGTACGTCTTTCTCGCGCTCGCAATCGCCTCGGAGGTCGTCGCCACGACCTTCCTGAAGTTCACCTCCGGCGAAGGAGTCACGCTCGCCAACCGTTGGTGGGCGTACGCGATCGTGGTGGTCGGTTATGTCGCGTCATTTGTGCTGCTCAGCCTCACGCTTTCGCGCGGGGTGCCGCTCGGCATCGCCTACGCGGTGTGGGCCGGTGTCGGAGTGGTCGTCGTGACCATCGTGAGCTGGCTCATCTTCAAGGAGTTTCTCAGCTGGGTGCAGATCGCCGGCATCGTTCTGGTGATTGGCGGCGTGCTGCTTCTCGAGCTGGGGGCCAAGCGCTGA
- a CDS encoding ABC transporter ATP-binding protein, with protein sequence MVRESASGDLGTATAAELLVEGASKSYGRSETNRRGASERRIALGAIDLRVQRGRFVSVIGPSGCGKSTLLRMIAGLEHPDAGAVSIFGSTPAEASEAKRIAFMPQVPALLPWLSVLENVKIVDRVNRRANRRMDALRRGPESTGGPAGHGAGVGVALAPEADPVALLTELGLGDSLKLLPGELSGGMQQRVAIARAFATQGDVLLMDEPFSALDEFTRESTQDQLLKLWEEWRTTVVFVTHSVTEAVVLSDEVVVMAGGRGEPGRIAAIVPIELPRPRRRGLLEAAAVHEYEDRIRAELQAARRSPGSPGGPRESRAPLPPNLTPGQSSDDSAVPPPGSAE encoded by the coding sequence ATGGTGCGCGAATCGGCTTCTGGTGACCTGGGTACGGCTACGGCCGCCGAGTTGCTCGTCGAGGGAGCCTCGAAGAGCTATGGGCGCTCAGAGACGAACAGGCGCGGCGCCTCCGAGCGCAGGATCGCCCTGGGAGCCATCGATCTGCGGGTGCAACGCGGCCGGTTCGTGAGCGTGATCGGCCCGAGTGGGTGCGGCAAATCGACGTTGCTGCGCATGATCGCTGGCCTCGAGCATCCGGATGCCGGTGCGGTGAGCATCTTCGGCAGCACACCGGCCGAAGCGTCTGAGGCGAAGCGAATCGCGTTCATGCCGCAGGTGCCGGCTCTGCTGCCCTGGCTGTCGGTGCTCGAAAACGTGAAGATCGTCGACCGGGTCAACCGGCGGGCGAACCGGCGAATGGATGCCCTGCGGCGCGGGCCCGAATCTACAGGTGGCCCAGCTGGGCACGGCGCTGGTGTCGGTGTCGCGCTCGCCCCCGAGGCGGATCCCGTCGCGCTGCTCACAGAGCTCGGGCTCGGCGACTCGCTGAAACTCCTGCCGGGCGAGCTCTCGGGCGGAATGCAGCAGCGGGTGGCGATTGCGCGAGCCTTCGCGACACAGGGTGACGTGCTGCTGATGGACGAACCGTTCTCGGCCCTCGACGAGTTCACGCGCGAATCAACGCAGGACCAGCTGCTGAAGCTGTGGGAGGAATGGCGCACGACAGTGGTATTCGTGACGCACTCGGTGACCGAGGCCGTGGTGCTCTCGGACGAGGTCGTCGTGATGGCGGGGGGCCGCGGCGAGCCCGGGCGGATCGCTGCGATCGTGCCGATCGAGCTGCCTCGCCCTCGTCGGCGCGGGCTGCTCGAAGCGGCCGCGGTGCATGAGTACGAAGACCGGATCCGTGCGGAGCTGCAGGCTGCACGGCGTTCTCCGGGAAGCCCGGGCGGCCCTCGCGAATCACGTGCGCCGCTGCCCCCGAATCTGACGCCAGGCCAGTCGTCAGACGATTCTGCTGTGCCACCGCCCGGGAGCGCAGAGTGA